A single Stutzerimonas stutzeri DNA region contains:
- the ccoM gene encoding cytochrome c oxidase subunit CcoM, which produces MFVDNVVLAGVITVGLMVAFFAGFGFFIWRDAKKKQ; this is translated from the coding sequence ATGTTCGTCGATAATGTGGTACTCGCAGGGGTTATCACGGTCGGCCTAATGGTCGCCTTCTTCGCAGGTTTCGGATTTTTCATCTGGCGGGACGCAAAGAAAAAGCAGTAA
- a CDS encoding aspartate-semialdehyde dehydrogenase: MLPVVAPGVVQVNAQQDVAKSRPEIAPITPVQSSANESAVSLERRHPQEAEQMLRDEQRRRQRRRGYSPQQLADGDTAAEDQDALEALPRQGLWVDVEV, from the coding sequence ATGCTGCCAGTCGTTGCGCCAGGTGTCGTTCAGGTCAATGCCCAGCAGGATGTGGCCAAGTCGCGCCCTGAAATCGCGCCCATCACGCCGGTGCAGTCGAGTGCCAACGAAAGCGCGGTGAGTCTCGAGCGGCGTCATCCGCAGGAAGCCGAGCAGATGCTGCGCGATGAACAGCGAAGACGGCAGCGCCGTCGCGGCTACAGTCCCCAGCAACTGGCTGATGGCGATACCGCCGCCGAGGACCAGGATGCGCTCGAGGCATTGCCACGCCAGGGGCTATGGGTGGATGTCGAGGTATGA
- the rapA gene encoding RNA polymerase-associated protein RapA: MAQQYLPGQRWISDSEAELGLGTILMQDGRMLTVLYPATGETRQYAARSAPLTRVRFVPGDEVTHFEGWKMTVREIDDVDGLLVYHGLTAHNEARTLPETQLSNFIQFRLASDRLFAGQIDPLNWFKLRYHTLENQSKQLTSSLWGLGGVRAQPIAHQLHIAREVADRIAPRVLLADEVGLGKTIEAGLVIHRQLLSGRAKRVLILVPENLQHQWLVEMRRRFNLQVALFDDERFIESDASNPFEDTQLALVSLDWLKDDERAQDAAFAAGWDLLVVDEAHHLVWHPENASAEYKLVEQLAEVIPGVLLLTATPEQLGQESHFARLRLLDPNRFHDLEAFRAESASYQPVARAVQELLDEGRLSSEAHQTIHDFLGAEGEALLAAATDGDIEASSRLIRELLDRHGTGRLLFRNTRAAVRGFPERQLHPYPLPCPAEYLELPLGEHAELYPEVSFQSQQEEPDAQNRWWSFDPRVEWLIDTLKMLKKFKVLVICAHAETALDLEDALRVRSGIPATVFHEGMSILERDRAAAYFADEEFGAQVLICSEIGSEGRNFQFAHHLVLFDLPSHPDLLEQRIGRLDRIGQAHVIQLHVPYLETSPQERLFKWYHDALNAFLNTCPTGNALQHQFGPRLLVQLEEGDDDEFQQLIDEARAERERLEAELHAGRDRLLELNSGGGEQGKALVEAIEEQDDQFALPIYMEELFDAFGIDSEDHSENALILRPSEKMLDASFPLGDDEAVTITYDREQALAREDMQFLTWEHPMVQGGMDLVLSGSMGNTAVALIKNKALKPGTVLLELLFVSEVVAPRALQLNRFLPPLALRCLLDSNGNDLAPKVAFETLTDQLESVPRASANKFIQAQRDVLAVQISDAEAKIAPRHSERVAEAQRRLKASLDEELARLTALQAVNPSVRDSEIDALRKQREEGLGMLDKAALRLEAIRVLVAG, from the coding sequence ATGGCGCAGCAGTATCTACCGGGGCAACGCTGGATCAGCGACAGCGAAGCGGAACTCGGTCTGGGAACCATCCTCATGCAAGACGGACGGATGCTCACCGTGCTCTACCCCGCGACGGGGGAAACCCGCCAGTACGCCGCACGCAGCGCCCCGCTGACGCGCGTGCGCTTCGTCCCGGGTGACGAGGTCACGCACTTCGAAGGCTGGAAGATGACCGTGCGCGAAATCGACGACGTCGATGGCCTGCTCGTCTATCACGGTCTGACCGCGCACAACGAAGCCCGCACCCTGCCGGAAACCCAACTGTCGAACTTTATCCAGTTTCGCCTCGCCAGCGATCGCCTGTTCGCCGGCCAGATCGACCCGCTGAACTGGTTCAAGCTGCGTTATCACACGCTGGAAAACCAGAGCAAGCAACTGACCTCCTCACTGTGGGGACTGGGTGGCGTGCGTGCGCAACCCATCGCGCATCAGTTGCACATCGCCCGTGAAGTCGCCGACCGCATCGCTCCGCGCGTGCTGCTGGCCGACGAAGTGGGGCTGGGCAAAACCATCGAAGCCGGTCTGGTCATCCATCGCCAACTGCTGTCGGGACGTGCCAAGCGTGTGCTGATCCTGGTCCCGGAAAACCTCCAGCATCAATGGCTGGTGGAAATGCGCCGCCGCTTCAATCTGCAGGTCGCGCTGTTCGATGACGAGCGTTTCATCGAAAGCGATGCCAGCAACCCGTTCGAGGATACGCAACTGGCCCTGGTCTCGCTGGACTGGCTGAAGGACGACGAGCGCGCGCAGGACGCCGCCTTCGCCGCCGGCTGGGACCTGCTGGTGGTGGACGAAGCGCATCATCTGGTCTGGCACCCTGAGAACGCGAGCGCCGAGTACAAGTTGGTCGAGCAACTGGCTGAAGTGATCCCCGGTGTGCTGCTGCTCACCGCCACCCCGGAACAACTGGGCCAGGAAAGCCATTTCGCGCGCCTGCGCCTGCTCGACCCGAACCGCTTCCATGACCTGGAGGCCTTCCGTGCGGAGAGCGCCAGCTACCAACCGGTCGCCCGCGCCGTTCAGGAGCTGCTGGACGAGGGGCGACTGTCCAGCGAAGCGCACCAGACCATCCACGATTTCCTTGGCGCCGAAGGCGAAGCGCTGCTGGCTGCCGCAACCGACGGCGATATCGAGGCCAGCAGCCGGCTGATTCGCGAGCTGCTCGATCGCCACGGCACCGGCCGCCTGCTGTTCCGCAACACCCGCGCCGCCGTGCGAGGGTTCCCGGAGCGCCAGCTGCATCCCTATCCCCTGCCGTGCCCCGCCGAATATCTGGAGCTGCCGTTGGGCGAGCACGCCGAGCTGTATCCCGAGGTCAGCTTCCAGAGCCAGCAGGAAGAACCCGACGCGCAGAACCGCTGGTGGAGTTTCGATCCGCGTGTCGAATGGCTGATCGACACCCTGAAGATGCTGAAGAAATTCAAGGTACTGGTCATCTGCGCTCACGCCGAAACCGCGCTGGACCTCGAAGACGCCCTGCGGGTGCGCTCCGGCATTCCTGCGACCGTGTTCCATGAAGGCATGAGCATTCTCGAGCGCGACCGCGCGGCAGCCTACTTCGCCGATGAAGAGTTCGGCGCGCAGGTGTTGATCTGCTCCGAGATCGGCAGCGAAGGCCGCAACTTCCAGTTTGCCCATCATCTGGTGCTGTTCGACCTGCCGTCGCATCCGGACCTGCTGGAGCAGCGCATCGGCCGTCTCGACCGGATCGGCCAGGCGCACGTCATCCAGTTGCACGTGCCCTATCTGGAAACCAGTCCGCAGGAACGCCTGTTCAAGTGGTATCACGACGCACTGAATGCCTTCCTCAACACCTGCCCCACCGGCAACGCCCTGCAACACCAGTTCGGGCCGCGCCTGCTGGTCCAACTGGAAGAAGGCGACGACGATGAGTTCCAGCAACTCATCGACGAAGCCCGCGCCGAGCGTGAGCGACTGGAAGCGGAGTTGCATGCCGGGCGCGACCGCCTGCTCGAGCTCAACTCCGGCGGCGGCGAACAAGGCAAGGCGTTGGTCGAGGCCATCGAAGAGCAGGACGACCAGTTTGCACTGCCGATCTATATGGAAGAGCTGTTCGACGCGTTCGGCATCGATAGCGAGGACCACTCAGAGAACGCACTGATTCTGCGTCCCAGCGAGAAGATGCTCGATGCCAGCTTCCCGCTGGGCGACGACGAAGCCGTGACCATCACCTATGACCGCGAGCAGGCGCTGGCGCGTGAAGACATGCAGTTCCTGACCTGGGAGCACCCGATGGTCCAGGGCGGGATGGACCTGGTGTTGTCCGGTTCCATGGGCAACACCGCGGTGGCGTTGATCAAGAACAAGGCGCTCAAGCCCGGCACCGTCCTGCTGGAACTCTTGTTCGTCAGTGAAGTGGTGGCGCCGCGTGCGCTGCAACTCAATCGCTTCCTGCCGCCGCTGGCGTTGCGCTGCCTGCTGGACTCGAACGGAAACGACCTGGCGCCGAAAGTCGCCTTCGAGACCCTGACCGACCAGTTGGAAAGCGTTCCGCGTGCCAGCGCCAACAAGTTCATCCAGGCCCAGCGTGATGTGCTGGCGGTGCAGATATCCGATGCCGAGGCCAAGATCGCCCCGCGTCATAGCGAGCGAGTCGCCGAGGCGCAGCGCCGCTTGAAAGCCAGTCTCGACGAGGAACTGGCGCGCCTGACCGCGCTGCAGGCGGTCAATCCGAGCGTACGCGACAGCGAGATCGACGCCCTGCGCAAGCAGCGCGAAGAAGGTCTGGGGATGCTGGATAAGGCCGCACTTCGCCTGGAGGCGATTCGCGTGCTGGTTGCCGGCTGA
- the fadD2 gene encoding long-chain-fatty-acid--CoA ligase FadD2, which produces MQPDFWNDKRPAGVPNDVDVGGFRSVVEVFERSCKTHANRPAFSNMGVTLTYADLERYSAAFAAWLQNHTDLQPGDRIGVQMPNVLQYPIAVFGALRAGLIVVNTNPLYTAREMRHQFKDSGVRGLVYLNTFGKLVQEVLPDTGIEVLIEAQIGDMLPSAKGLLVNAVVKHVKKMVPAYSLPQAASFKHVLRDGGRHSLKPVALALDDVAVLQYTGGTTGVAKGAMLSHGNLVANMQQVRANMHQLDDQGQTVIKEGQEIMIAPLPLYHIYAFTVNCMCMMVTGNHNVLITNPRDIDGFVKELQKWRFTGFLGLNTLFVALMSHPDFKKIDFSALKGTNSGGTALVSAVAERWKGMTGVTVTEGYGLTETSPVVCANPHGEKSRLGTVGLPVPGTALKVIDDDGRELPVGERGELCVKGPQVMKGYWQRPEATAEVLDDDGWLKTGDIAVIDPDGFVRIVDRKKDLIIVSGFNVYPNEIEDVVMAHPKVAACAAIGVPDEKSGEAVKLFVVPSDASLTIEELHAYCRENFTGYKVPRQLVLRDALPMTPVGKILRRELRDQA; this is translated from the coding sequence ATGCAACCTGACTTCTGGAACGACAAACGTCCCGCCGGTGTGCCCAACGACGTGGACGTGGGGGGCTTCCGCTCGGTGGTGGAAGTGTTCGAGCGCTCTTGCAAGACCCATGCGAACCGTCCTGCATTCAGCAATATGGGTGTGACGCTGACCTACGCCGACCTGGAGCGTTATTCGGCCGCGTTTGCGGCGTGGCTACAGAACCATACGGATCTGCAGCCGGGCGATCGCATCGGGGTGCAGATGCCCAACGTGCTGCAATACCCGATCGCCGTTTTCGGTGCCCTGCGTGCCGGGCTGATCGTGGTCAACACCAACCCGCTGTACACCGCGCGCGAAATGCGTCACCAGTTCAAGGACTCCGGCGTGCGCGGATTGGTGTATCTGAATACGTTCGGCAAGCTGGTGCAGGAGGTGCTGCCCGACACCGGTATCGAGGTGCTGATCGAGGCGCAGATCGGCGACATGCTGCCGTCGGCCAAGGGCCTGCTGGTCAACGCCGTGGTCAAGCACGTGAAGAAGATGGTGCCGGCCTACAGCCTGCCGCAGGCGGCGTCCTTCAAACATGTACTGCGCGACGGCGGACGTCACAGCCTGAAACCGGTTGCCTTGGCGCTGGACGACGTCGCGGTGTTGCAGTACACCGGCGGCACGACGGGTGTCGCCAAAGGGGCCATGCTCAGCCACGGGAACCTGGTTGCCAACATGCAGCAGGTCCGCGCCAACATGCACCAGCTGGACGATCAGGGGCAGACCGTGATCAAGGAAGGCCAGGAGATCATGATCGCGCCGCTGCCGCTGTACCACATCTATGCGTTCACGGTTAACTGCATGTGCATGATGGTCACCGGCAATCACAATGTGCTGATCACCAATCCCCGCGATATCGACGGCTTCGTCAAGGAATTGCAGAAGTGGCGCTTCACCGGATTCCTCGGGTTGAACACACTGTTCGTCGCGCTCATGTCGCATCCGGATTTCAAGAAGATCGATTTTTCCGCACTCAAGGGCACCAACTCCGGGGGCACCGCATTGGTGTCGGCGGTGGCCGAGCGCTGGAAGGGCATGACCGGCGTCACCGTGACCGAGGGCTATGGCTTGACCGAGACCTCGCCTGTGGTCTGCGCCAACCCGCACGGCGAGAAGTCGCGCCTGGGTACCGTCGGCCTGCCCGTACCGGGCACCGCGCTGAAGGTAATCGACGACGACGGCCGTGAGCTACCCGTGGGCGAAAGAGGCGAGCTGTGCGTCAAAGGCCCGCAGGTGATGAAAGGTTACTGGCAGCGCCCTGAAGCCACGGCCGAAGTGCTCGATGACGACGGTTGGCTGAAGACCGGCGATATCGCGGTGATCGACCCGGATGGCTTCGTCCGCATCGTCGACCGCAAGAAGGACCTGATCATCGTTTCCGGCTTCAATGTCTATCCCAACGAGATCGAAGATGTGGTCATGGCGCATCCCAAGGTGGCAGCCTGCGCAGCGATCGGCGTTCCCGACGAGAAGTCGGGTGAAGCGGTAAAGCTGTTCGTGGTGCCCAGCGATGCCAGCCTGACCATCGAAGAGCTGCACGCCTATTGCCGCGAAAACTTCACCGGGTACAAGGTGCCCCGGCAGTTGGTTCTGCGCGACGCGCTGCCGATGACACCGGTTGGCAAGATTCTTCGCAGGGAGTTGCGCGACCAGGCGTAA
- a CDS encoding MaoC family dehydratase produces MSTLSNTPYSALEVGQTAHFEKSVEERDIQLFAAMSGDRNPVHLDAEFAAGTPFKERIAHGMFSGALISAAVACTLPGPGTIYLGQTMTFTRPVKLGDTLTVRLEILEKLPKNRVRIATRVFNQNDELVVDGEAEVLAPRRAETVELKELPTITIG; encoded by the coding sequence ATGAGCACCTTGAGCAACACGCCTTACTCCGCCTTGGAAGTCGGCCAGACCGCACACTTCGAAAAATCCGTCGAGGAACGGGACATCCAGCTGTTCGCGGCGATGTCGGGCGACCGCAATCCGGTCCACCTCGACGCGGAGTTCGCCGCTGGGACACCGTTCAAGGAGCGCATCGCTCACGGCATGTTCAGCGGCGCACTGATCAGTGCGGCGGTTGCCTGCACCTTGCCGGGGCCGGGAACCATCTACCTGGGCCAGACGATGACGTTCACCCGCCCGGTAAAGCTGGGCGACACACTCACCGTGCGCCTGGAGATTCTTGAAAAACTGCCGAAGAACCGTGTACGCATCGCGACTCGGGTCTTCAACCAGAACGACGAGCTGGTGGTAGACGGCGAAGCTGAAGTGCTGGCGCCGCGACGGGCGGAAACCGTCGAGCTGAAAGAGTTGCCGACGATCACCATCGGCTGA
- a CDS encoding alpha-ketoglutarate-dependent dioxygenase AlkB family protein → MNVLAQAELRYIEQWIDKDTADRWLRTLLNETPWSRPSIRLYGRSFVVPRQVAWYGDVDAHLRYSGLVHEPLPWTSLLADVRDQVQRQVEQKMNGVLLNLYRDGQDAIGWHSDDEPELGPEPLVVSLSLGAARRFDFRRKGASRIAHSILLEHGSLLVMSGPTQHYWQHQIARTRKVSEPRINLTFRYITREPAL, encoded by the coding sequence ATGAACGTCCTTGCGCAGGCCGAGCTGCGCTATATCGAACAGTGGATCGACAAGGATACCGCCGACCGATGGCTACGGACGCTGTTGAACGAGACGCCATGGTCGCGGCCGTCGATCAGGCTCTACGGTCGTAGCTTCGTCGTACCGCGGCAGGTCGCCTGGTACGGTGACGTCGATGCGCATCTTCGGTACTCCGGCCTGGTCCACGAGCCGTTGCCCTGGACATCGTTGCTGGCCGACGTTCGCGATCAGGTACAGCGGCAGGTCGAGCAAAAGATGAACGGTGTGTTGCTCAACCTTTATCGCGACGGCCAGGACGCGATAGGCTGGCACAGCGACGACGAGCCGGAACTGGGGCCGGAACCGCTGGTGGTGTCGCTCAGCCTCGGCGCCGCGCGGCGCTTCGATTTCCGTCGCAAGGGAGCCAGTCGTATCGCGCATTCGATCCTGCTCGAACACGGGTCACTGCTGGTCATGAGCGGCCCGACACAGCATTATTGGCAGCACCAGATCGCCAGGACCCGCAAGGTGTCCGAACCGCGCATCAACCTGACATTCCGCTACATCACTCGCGAGCCAGCCTTATGA